One genomic region from Lujinxingia vulgaris encodes:
- a CDS encoding DEAD/DEAH box helicase → MNDFAKLDLIEPLQRAIAAQNYTSPTPIQAQAIPTLLKGRDVLGCAQTGTGKTAAFSLPVLQHLAAEKPPRGKRPIRALILSPTRELAAQIGESIELYGKHLPLRHLVMFGGVNEKPQIRALERGVDILVACPGRLLDLQGRGFVDLKNVDFFVLDEADRMLDMGFVPDVRRILKLMRGERQNLLFSATMPPSVAKLANTFMSDPVRIDITPESTTVEAIDQRVMFVEKSDKAELLCELLVDLKVDSSIVFTRTKHGANRLTKKLERAGFKAAAIHGNKSQNARRRALDGFQDGSITILVATDVASRGIDVESVTHVFNYDLPNEPESYVHRIGRTGRAGRSGTAIAFCDDSEGDYLRDIEKITGEAIPVDTEQAFHSEKVMKAAQSGGGGKRKSRGGRRSGGGRRSGGRKSRGGGNNRRRNSRSSRNSRSSNARSSQKSTEETRSASGEGGSSEKSERASSQRNRRRRSGRGRRGGSNKGEQSPSSQKSASAEGQSRNAQGRGQRNSDPQGGDANQGSGRSSRGSGSKRRGSSRRRSRGAQRRAASQKSDASSSNNASSNTTSAPRRERRDRRPLSERD, encoded by the coding sequence TTGAACGATTTTGCAAAGCTCGACCTGATCGAACCTCTTCAACGGGCGATCGCCGCCCAGAACTACACCTCCCCCACTCCCATTCAGGCCCAGGCCATCCCCACGCTGCTCAAGGGCCGCGACGTGCTCGGATGCGCGCAGACCGGAACCGGCAAGACCGCAGCCTTCTCGCTGCCGGTGCTTCAGCACCTGGCCGCCGAGAAGCCCCCCCGCGGCAAGCGGCCCATCCGCGCCCTGATCCTCTCGCCGACCCGCGAGCTCGCCGCCCAGATTGGGGAGTCGATTGAACTTTATGGAAAGCACCTGCCGCTGCGCCACCTGGTGATGTTTGGCGGGGTCAACGAAAAGCCCCAGATCCGCGCTCTGGAGCGGGGCGTCGACATCCTTGTGGCCTGCCCCGGGCGCCTGCTCGACCTGCAGGGCCGCGGCTTTGTGGATCTCAAAAACGTCGACTTCTTCGTGCTCGATGAAGCCGACCGCATGCTGGACATGGGCTTTGTGCCGGATGTGCGGCGCATCCTGAAGTTGATGCGCGGGGAGCGCCAGAACCTGCTCTTCTCGGCGACGATGCCCCCCTCGGTGGCGAAGCTGGCCAACACCTTCATGAGCGATCCGGTGCGCATCGACATCACCCCGGAATCGACCACGGTGGAGGCCATCGACCAGCGCGTGATGTTTGTCGAAAAATCCGACAAGGCCGAGCTCCTCTGCGAACTTCTCGTCGATCTGAAGGTCGACTCGTCGATCGTCTTTACGCGCACCAAGCACGGCGCCAACCGCCTGACCAAGAAGCTTGAGCGCGCCGGCTTTAAGGCCGCGGCCATCCACGGCAACAAGAGCCAGAACGCGCGTCGCCGCGCGCTCGACGGCTTCCAGGACGGCTCGATCACCATCCTGGTGGCCACCGACGTGGCCTCCCGCGGCATCGACGTGGAGAGCGTGACCCACGTCTTCAACTACGATCTTCCCAACGAGCCCGAGAGCTACGTGCACCGCATCGGTCGCACCGGCCGCGCCGGGCGCAGCGGCACCGCGATTGCGTTCTGCGACGACTCCGAGGGCGACTACCTACGCGACATCGAGAAGATCACCGGCGAAGCGATCCCGGTGGATACCGAGCAGGCCTTTCACAGCGAGAAGGTGATGAAGGCGGCGCAGTCCGGAGGCGGCGGCAAGCGCAAGAGCCGCGGCGGCCGGCGCTCCGGCGGTGGACGACGCAGCGGCGGCCGCAAGAGCCGCGGTGGTGGAAACAACCGCCGTCGCAACAGCCGCAGCAGCCGAAACAGCCGCAGCAGCAACGCGCGCAGCTCGCAGAAGAGCACCGAAGAGACCCGCAGCGCCAGTGGCGAGGGCGGCAGCTCCGAGAAGAGCGAGCGCGCCAGCAGCCAGCGCAACCGCCGCCGGCGCTCCGGCCGCGGCCGGCGAGGAGGCTCGAATAAGGGTGAGCAGAGCCCCTCGAGTCAGAAAAGCGCCAGCGCCGAGGGCCAGAGCCGCAACGCGCAGGGCCGCGGCCAGCGCAACAGCGACCCGCAGGGCGGCGACGCCAACCAGGGCTCCGGCCGGAGCTCGCGAGGTTCAGGATCGAAGCGCCGGGGGTCGAGCCGACGCCGTAGCCGCGGCGCGCAGCGCCGCGCGGCCTCGCAGAAGTCCGACGCCTCGTCGTCCAACAATGCGTCCTCCAACACCACCAGCGCCCCGCGCCGTGAGCGACGCGACCGCCGCCCCTTAAGCGAGCGCGACTGA
- a CDS encoding glutathione S-transferase family protein → MPYTLITIPFSHFCEKARWALDHHGLGFEERAYLPLLHLAGAMPAGQRSVPILKAGEKTVGDSTDILHFCDQVGSGTRLFPATPLDEAQPDAIEAWEEEFDRRLGPAVRLAIYAVLLEHPGYTRDFMVSSGKGWQSSVMRLSFGAVRRAISKSYGITPERTQRARGRIDDLFARVAQTLADGRPYLGGESFSAADLTFASLAGPLVAPPEYGAPLPPLESAPDDLRRLIDDFRNTAAGDFVMRLYADRHALT, encoded by the coding sequence ATGCCCTACACGCTGATCACGATCCCCTTCAGCCATTTTTGCGAAAAAGCCCGCTGGGCGCTCGACCACCACGGGCTGGGCTTTGAGGAACGGGCGTATCTGCCCCTTTTGCACCTGGCCGGCGCGATGCCCGCCGGCCAGCGCTCGGTGCCCATCCTCAAGGCTGGCGAGAAGACGGTGGGCGACTCCACCGACATCCTCCACTTCTGCGATCAGGTCGGCAGCGGCACTCGCCTCTTCCCGGCCACCCCGCTCGATGAGGCGCAGCCCGACGCCATTGAGGCCTGGGAGGAAGAGTTCGACCGCCGCTTAGGCCCCGCAGTGCGCCTGGCGATCTATGCTGTGCTGCTGGAGCACCCGGGCTACACCCGCGACTTCATGGTGAGCAGCGGCAAAGGCTGGCAGTCCTCGGTAATGCGTCTTAGCTTCGGCGCAGTTCGCCGAGCCATTTCAAAGAGTTACGGCATCACCCCCGAGCGAACCCAGCGCGCCCGCGGCCGCATCGACGACCTTTTTGCCCGCGTCGCTCAGACGCTGGCCGATGGCCGGCCCTACCTCGGGGGCGAGTCTTTCAGCGCCGCCGACCTGACCTTTGCCAGCCTGGCCGGCCCCCTGGTCGCCCCGCCCGAATACGGTGCCCCGCTCCCCCCGCTGGAGAGCGCCCCCGACGATCTTCGACGTCTCATCGACGATTTTCGCAACACCGCCGCCGGCGACTTTGTGATGCGCCTTTACGCCGACCGCCACGCCCTGACGTGA
- a CDS encoding flavodoxin family protein, with product MKQALIIYESMYGDNEKVAYAIAQGLATQMRVDVMEVSSAPPRVDTSIDLLVVGGPTHMTRMSSEKSRSRAGNEVDEEEWEPLSETGVREWLTRLRARGEMGRGAAAAFGTNLNEPRWVSKLGQASHAIARRLKRLGFQMIEPPETFFVEEVQGPLSEGEVERAHRFGVQLARHFAEAPRPHA from the coding sequence ATGAAACAGGCGCTGATCATTTATGAGTCGATGTACGGCGACAACGAGAAGGTGGCCTACGCTATCGCCCAGGGGTTGGCCACGCAGATGCGTGTGGACGTGATGGAGGTGAGCTCGGCGCCGCCCAGGGTCGACACCTCGATCGATCTTCTGGTGGTTGGCGGTCCCACGCATATGACGCGGATGAGCAGCGAGAAGTCCCGCTCGCGCGCCGGCAATGAGGTCGATGAGGAGGAGTGGGAGCCGCTCTCGGAGACGGGCGTGCGCGAGTGGTTGACCCGGCTGCGGGCCCGCGGGGAGATGGGGCGAGGGGCGGCGGCGGCCTTTGGCACCAACCTCAATGAGCCGCGGTGGGTCTCGAAGTTGGGGCAGGCTTCGCACGCCATCGCCCGCAGACTCAAGCGCCTGGGCTTTCAGATGATCGAGCCGCCGGAGACCTTCTTCGTCGAGGAGGTACAGGGGCCGCTGAGCGAGGGGGAGGTGGAGCGGGCGCATCGCTTCGGGGTGCAGCTGGCGCGGCATTTTGCCGAGGCGCCGCGCCCTCACGCCTGA
- a CDS encoding YchJ family protein, translating to MRRRTCPCSSGKPTAICCGKLHRGLPASSPEELMRSRFSAFALGQVDYLMATTDPQGPRANADRAAWRRELLSYCKATDFVELRILSTEWEVGEPEGYVTFKVTLVQDGLPFSFVERSHFVRRADPDKKGAERWLYVDGEELEDVENPA from the coding sequence ATGAGACGACGCACCTGCCCCTGCTCCAGCGGCAAACCCACCGCCATCTGCTGCGGCAAACTTCACCGCGGCCTCCCCGCCAGCTCCCCCGAAGAGCTGATGCGCTCGCGCTTCTCCGCCTTTGCGCTCGGCCAGGTCGACTACCTGATGGCCACCACCGACCCGCAGGGCCCGCGCGCCAACGCCGACCGCGCCGCCTGGCGCCGCGAACTTCTGAGCTACTGCAAAGCCACCGACTTCGTTGAGCTGCGAATCTTGAGCACCGAATGGGAGGTCGGCGAGCCCGAAGGTTATGTGACCTTTAAGGTGACGCTGGTGCAGGATGGTTTGCCCTTTAGTTTTGTGGAGCGCAGCCATTTTGTGCGCCGCGCCGATCCCGACAAAAAAGGCGCCGAGCGCTGGCTTTATGTCGACGGCGAAGAGCTCGAAGACGTGGAAAATCCAGCCTGA
- a CDS encoding catalase, whose translation MTTADGAPVGDQENALSAGPRGPLLMQDVNLIEQIQRFNRERMPERVVHAKGTGAYGTFKVTNDIRRYTKASIFSKKGKKTECVVRFSTVAGERGAADAERDPRGFAMKFYTDEGNWDLVCNNTPVFFVRDPYKFQMFIHSQKRHPETNLRDANMQWDFWSLCPESLHQVTWLFGDRGIPRTYRHMNGYSSHTYSMINDEGERVWVKFHFKTMQGIECLTNAEAADLIAHDRESHQRDMIEAINKGDFPRWKAYIQVMTQDEANEFRWNPFDLTKVWPHGDFPLIEVGELELNRNPKNYHHEVEQSAFNPSAFVPGIGPSPDKMLQARLLSYQDAHLYRVGVNYRDLSVNKPRCPVHNYLRDGQFGGMHDEGTGFPNYYPNSIKGAPRPNPDYNEPPWHLGDVTVDRWDSRVDHDDFTQAGDLFRLMDRDEKVRLAVNIVESMGGCRKDIIKRQLELFDKADENYGRLVRKALESYRRGDMDDLHESVQPHA comes from the coding sequence TTGACCACCGCCGACGGCGCCCCGGTGGGCGATCAGGAGAACGCGCTCAGCGCCGGCCCACGCGGCCCGCTCCTGATGCAGGACGTTAACCTCATCGAGCAGATCCAGCGATTCAACCGCGAGCGCATGCCCGAGCGCGTCGTGCACGCCAAAGGTACCGGCGCCTACGGCACCTTCAAGGTCACCAACGACATCCGCCGCTACACCAAAGCCTCGATCTTCTCGAAGAAGGGCAAAAAGACCGAATGCGTGGTGCGCTTCTCCACCGTGGCCGGGGAGCGCGGCGCGGCCGACGCCGAGCGCGACCCCCGCGGCTTCGCCATGAAGTTCTATACCGACGAGGGCAACTGGGATCTGGTGTGCAACAACACCCCGGTCTTCTTCGTGCGCGACCCCTACAAATTCCAGATGTTCATCCACTCCCAGAAGCGCCACCCCGAGACCAACCTGCGCGACGCCAACATGCAGTGGGACTTCTGGAGCCTCTGCCCGGAGAGCCTGCACCAGGTCACCTGGCTCTTTGGCGACCGCGGCATCCCGCGGACCTACCGCCACATGAACGGCTACAGCAGCCACACCTACTCGATGATCAACGACGAGGGGGAGCGTGTCTGGGTCAAATTTCATTTTAAGACGATGCAGGGCATCGAGTGTTTGACCAACGCCGAGGCCGCAGACCTCATCGCCCATGATCGCGAGAGCCATCAGCGCGATATGATCGAGGCCATCAACAAGGGCGACTTCCCCCGCTGGAAGGCCTACATCCAGGTCATGACGCAGGATGAGGCCAACGAGTTCCGCTGGAACCCCTTTGATCTCACCAAAGTCTGGCCCCACGGCGACTTCCCGCTGATCGAGGTTGGGGAGCTGGAGCTCAACCGCAACCCCAAAAACTACCACCACGAGGTGGAGCAATCGGCCTTCAACCCCAGCGCCTTTGTCCCCGGTATCGGCCCGAGCCCCGACAAGATGCTCCAGGCGCGGCTGCTCTCCTATCAGGACGCGCACCTCTACCGCGTCGGCGTCAACTACCGCGACTTAAGCGTCAACAAGCCCCGCTGCCCGGTGCATAACTACCTGCGCGACGGCCAGTTCGGCGGCATGCACGATGAGGGCACCGGCTTTCCCAACTACTATCCCAACAGCATCAAGGGCGCTCCGCGCCCCAACCCCGACTACAACGAGCCCCCCTGGCATCTGGGCGATGTCACCGTCGACCGCTGGGACTCCCGCGTCGATCACGACGACTTTACCCAGGCCGGCGACCTCTTCCGCCTGATGGATCGCGACGAGAAGGTGCGCCTGGCCGTCAACATCGTCGAGTCCATGGGCGGCTGCCGAAAAGACATCATCAAACGCCAGCTTGAGCTCTTCGACAAAGCCGACGAGAACTACGGTCGCCTGGTGCGAAAGGCTCTGGAGAGCTACCGCCGCGGCGACATGGACGATCTGCATGAGAGCGTGCAGCCCCACGCTTGA
- a CDS encoding dioxygenase family protein: MSDDTRKFTAPGRPALGRRDFLKILSRSSVVGLVGVGALACGQTSTNRTPDAGPDSGTDTGTDTGADTGLDAASDTGSPDVDAGQCQPTGSDIEGPFYEPGAPQRIQLASAEEPGERILIEGTVFEPDCQTPIEGALIDVWQADAEGNYHSGANYRLRAQIVTDASGNYRIETIRPGHYLNAGAFRPAHIHFTITRPGFIPLTTQLYFADDPYLAPNDSCGVCASDDPTLIMDLSDGPEGFEKQGRFDIIMRR; the protein is encoded by the coding sequence ATGTCTGACGATACACGCAAGTTCACCGCCCCGGGCCGCCCCGCCCTGGGGCGCCGAGACTTTTTGAAAATTCTCAGCCGGAGCTCGGTGGTGGGGCTCGTGGGCGTGGGCGCGCTGGCCTGCGGCCAGACCTCCACCAACCGCACCCCCGACGCCGGGCCCGATTCCGGTACGGATACCGGCACGGATACCGGCGCGGACACGGGCCTCGACGCGGCCTCCGACACCGGGAGCCCCGACGTCGACGCCGGCCAATGCCAGCCCACCGGCTCCGACATCGAGGGGCCCTTCTACGAGCCCGGTGCCCCGCAACGTATCCAGCTCGCCAGCGCCGAAGAGCCCGGAGAGCGCATCCTCATCGAAGGCACCGTCTTTGAGCCCGACTGCCAGACCCCCATCGAAGGCGCGTTGATCGATGTGTGGCAGGCCGACGCCGAGGGCAACTACCACTCCGGCGCCAACTACCGCCTTCGCGCCCAGATCGTCACCGACGCGTCTGGCAACTACCGCATTGAGACCATCCGCCCGGGCCACTACCTCAACGCCGGCGCCTTTCGCCCCGCCCACATTCACTTCACCATCACGCGCCCCGGCTTTATCCCGCTCACCACCCAGCTCTACTTCGCCGACGACCCCTACCTCGCTCCCAACGACTCCTGCGGGGTGTGCGCCTCCGACGATCCCACCCTCATCATGGATCTGAGCGATGGGCCGGAGGGCTTTGAGAAGCAGGGGCGCTTCGACATCATCATGCGCCGCTGA
- a CDS encoding group II truncated hemoglobin, with protein MAATAICLNLRDVIPMTQPPEQPTPYELLGGAEAVQTLVDRFYDLMDTLPEAATIRAMHARSLKSSREKLVLFLTGWLGGPPLYMEKHGHPRLRMRHAPFIIDEDARQAWMLCMRQALDEQVENDELRRFLDQALDRVAAHMRNTFQSE; from the coding sequence ATGGCCGCGACCGCCATCTGCCTCAACCTCCGCGACGTGATCCCGATGACGCAGCCCCCCGAACAACCCACCCCTTATGAGCTCCTCGGCGGCGCCGAGGCCGTGCAGACCCTCGTCGATCGTTTCTACGACCTGATGGACACCCTGCCCGAGGCGGCCACCATCCGCGCGATGCATGCCCGCAGCCTGAAGAGTTCCCGCGAGAAGCTCGTGCTCTTTCTGACCGGCTGGCTCGGTGGCCCGCCCCTCTACATGGAAAAGCACGGCCACCCGCGCCTGCGCATGCGTCACGCCCCCTTCATCATCGACGAAGACGCCCGCCAGGCCTGGATGCTCTGCATGCGCCAGGCCCTCGACGAGCAGGTCGAAAACGACGAGCTGCGCCGTTTTCTCGACCAGGCGCTGGACCGCGTCGCCGCCCACATGCGCAATACATTTCAATCCGAATGA
- a CDS encoding SulP family inorganic anion transporter, which translates to MASHAWLFPTLRQGDRGWSVVWRDALVGLTLWVVMVPEAMAYATIAGVAPVVGLYAAMAALVAYAALGRSPKVVVGPMAATAALSAAMLGALGPADTTEALALTAGLAVASGAAALLAGLLRLGFVVAMISRPVLKGFVVGLSLAVVWGQLPVLLGAEHASGGFFDVLHMWGDVGDWFNGVSAALGVGALVVMLGFRRFAPRVPGAIVAVLVSIGLAWALELRDVGVVMVGALARTPPQVGFPELSTLRWQELIGPALAVALVGFAEAVAAARAVGSKVEGNAELVAQGAANLSAGLVGGMVVNGSLSKSAVNRDAGARTQRSGLVAALLVAITLLWLGGIFGSLPSATLAAVVIAALWELIDFKGLRALYQATRCHHVAGVAVWADAVAAWVTFAGVVLVGVLEGLLVGVGLSLVLMLYRSSWPHIVELGRVGEDEEAPYGDLARHPRAKRVEGVVILRVESGLYFVNADHVRGELRKAAKRPGVRAVILDGESVPVIDMSAAHMLVELAGEFRKQGQHLAIARDIGQVRDLLASEAEQASMLHFTSVVQAVRALARG; encoded by the coding sequence GTGGCATCACACGCGTGGCTGTTTCCGACGTTGAGGCAGGGGGATCGGGGCTGGTCGGTGGTCTGGCGAGATGCGCTGGTCGGGCTGACACTCTGGGTGGTGATGGTGCCCGAGGCGATGGCCTATGCCACGATCGCCGGGGTGGCGCCGGTGGTGGGGCTTTATGCGGCGATGGCGGCGTTGGTGGCCTATGCGGCGCTGGGGCGATCGCCGAAGGTGGTGGTGGGGCCGATGGCGGCGACGGCGGCGTTGAGCGCGGCGATGCTCGGGGCGCTGGGGCCGGCGGATACGACGGAGGCGCTGGCGCTGACTGCGGGGTTGGCGGTGGCCAGCGGGGCGGCGGCGCTGCTGGCCGGATTGCTGCGCCTGGGCTTTGTGGTAGCGATGATCTCAAGGCCGGTGCTTAAGGGCTTTGTGGTGGGGTTGAGCCTGGCGGTGGTCTGGGGGCAGCTGCCGGTGCTGCTGGGCGCGGAGCACGCTTCGGGCGGTTTTTTTGATGTGCTGCATATGTGGGGTGACGTCGGCGACTGGTTCAACGGGGTCAGCGCGGCGCTCGGTGTGGGGGCGCTCGTTGTGATGCTGGGTTTTCGCCGTTTTGCGCCGCGGGTGCCCGGCGCGATCGTGGCGGTGCTTGTGAGCATCGGGCTGGCGTGGGCGCTGGAGCTGCGCGATGTCGGGGTGGTGATGGTCGGCGCGCTGGCAAGGACGCCGCCGCAGGTGGGATTTCCGGAGTTGAGCACGCTGCGCTGGCAGGAGCTCATCGGACCGGCGCTGGCCGTGGCGCTCGTCGGGTTTGCCGAGGCGGTGGCCGCGGCGAGGGCGGTGGGGTCGAAGGTGGAGGGCAACGCCGAGCTTGTGGCGCAGGGGGCCGCCAACCTGAGCGCGGGGCTTGTGGGGGGAATGGTGGTCAACGGCAGCCTCTCCAAAAGCGCGGTCAACCGCGACGCCGGCGCGCGCACGCAGCGCAGCGGGTTGGTCGCGGCGCTTCTGGTGGCGATCACGCTTTTGTGGCTCGGCGGAATTTTTGGAAGTCTTCCCTCGGCGACCCTGGCGGCGGTGGTGATCGCCGCGCTCTGGGAGCTCATTGACTTTAAGGGCCTGCGGGCGCTCTACCAGGCCACGCGGTGCCATCATGTCGCCGGCGTTGCGGTGTGGGCGGACGCGGTGGCGGCCTGGGTGACCTTTGCGGGTGTCGTGCTGGTGGGTGTGCTTGAGGGGTTGCTGGTGGGGGTGGGGCTCTCGCTGGTGCTGATGCTCTACCGGTCGAGCTGGCCGCATATCGTGGAGCTGGGGCGCGTGGGGGAGGATGAGGAGGCGCCCTACGGTGATCTGGCGCGTCACCCGCGTGCGAAGCGGGTGGAGGGGGTGGTGATTTTGAGGGTGGAGAGCGGGCTGTACTTTGTGAACGCCGACCATGTGCGCGGGGAGCTGCGCAAGGCTGCAAAACGCCCGGGGGTGCGCGCGGTGATCTTAGACGGGGAGTCGGTGCCGGTCATTGACATGAGCGCGGCGCATATGCTGGTGGAGTTGGCCGGGGAGTTTCGCAAGCAGGGTCAGCACCTCGCCATCGCCCGGGATATTGGCCAGGTGCGGGACCTGCTCGCCAGCGAGGCAGAGCAGGCCTCGATGCTGCATTTTACCTCGGTGGTGCAGGCGGTTCGGGCGCTTGCGAGAGGTTGA
- a CDS encoding LLM class flavin-dependent oxidoreductase: MIPLSVLDLATVSSEITPSQALAQSVELIQLAESLGYKRHWVAEHHGMQGVASSAPEILIAHLAAHTSTIRVGSGGIMLPNHVPLQVAERFHTLEALHPDRIDLGIGRAPGTDQATLRALRAFDANQFPSQLQELRGMSAGDLPEEHPFARIKVMPDDVQLPPIWLLGSSGASAKMAGQLGVGYAFASHFSPTDPLPALNAYRDNFTPSAQFPEPHVLVAAAAIVADTDEEAQRLATSWDLAMVRLRRGQPGPFPTPEEAVAYPYTPMDRRLIEGHRQLQFIGTAERVSGELRAFAEKTGASELMIATFTASHASRARSLQLLAEAWPLSSR; encoded by the coding sequence ATGATTCCCCTCTCTGTCCTCGATCTGGCGACCGTAAGCTCCGAGATCACCCCCTCCCAGGCTCTGGCCCAGTCGGTCGAACTCATCCAACTCGCCGAATCCCTCGGCTACAAACGCCACTGGGTCGCCGAACACCACGGCATGCAGGGGGTGGCAAGCTCCGCCCCCGAGATCCTCATCGCGCACCTGGCGGCGCATACCTCCACCATCCGCGTGGGCTCGGGCGGCATCATGCTCCCCAACCACGTGCCCCTGCAGGTCGCCGAGCGTTTCCACACCCTGGAGGCCCTGCACCCGGATCGCATCGACTTAGGCATCGGCCGCGCGCCGGGCACCGACCAGGCCACCCTGCGCGCGCTGCGCGCCTTTGATGCCAACCAGTTTCCCTCCCAACTTCAGGAGCTGCGCGGCATGTCCGCCGGCGATCTTCCCGAGGAGCACCCCTTCGCGCGCATCAAGGTGATGCCCGACGATGTGCAGCTTCCGCCCATCTGGCTTCTGGGCTCCAGCGGCGCCAGCGCGAAGATGGCCGGCCAGCTCGGCGTGGGTTATGCCTTTGCCAGCCACTTCAGCCCCACCGATCCGCTGCCCGCGCTCAACGCCTACCGCGACAACTTCACCCCCTCAGCGCAATTTCCTGAGCCGCACGTGCTCGTCGCCGCCGCGGCCATCGTCGCCGACACCGACGAAGAAGCCCAACGTCTGGCAACCTCCTGGGATCTGGCGATGGTGCGACTTCGCCGCGGTCAGCCCGGCCCCTTCCCCACCCCCGAGGAGGCCGTCGCCTACCCCTACACCCCCATGGACCGCCGCCTCATTGAGGGACACCGCCAGCTGCAGTTCATCGGCACCGCCGAGCGCGTCAGCGGCGAACTTCGCGCCTTTGCCGAAAAGACCGGCGCCAGCGAGCTGATGATCGCCACGTTTACCGCCTCCCACGCCTCCCGCGCCCGCTCCCTGCAACTGCTGGCCGAGGCCTGGCCCCTGAGCTCGCGCTGA
- a CDS encoding CAP domain-containing protein, with protein sequence MPRPTSHRTLITPLALCALLLAMACSDDDGPRRGIPTGDDVGSIFDSGNDAGDANGVEDAEDPADASDTEDPTDATDTEDAEDPADTGDVADPDDADDPADVEDVGDDVEDSDDVDDAGDPDHPAWTTAEAFELYELIMAYRAENGLPELPLSPSLSAVAAAHVDDLNAHPETTDGECNLHSWSDQGSWTACCYTPDHAEASCMWDKPRELSDYPGDGYEISAMSTFMAPDNALRLWQNSPGHNAVILNEGSWSTPWGAIGVGIAGQYAHVWFGREADPAL encoded by the coding sequence ATGCCGCGCCCGACCTCGCACCGCACGCTCATCACGCCGCTCGCGCTATGCGCCCTGCTCCTCGCCATGGCCTGCAGCGACGATGACGGACCACGCCGCGGTATCCCGACCGGCGATGACGTGGGCAGCATCTTCGACAGCGGCAACGACGCCGGCGACGCCAACGGTGTTGAAGACGCCGAAGATCCCGCAGATGCCTCCGACACCGAAGATCCCACCGACGCCACCGACACCGAAGACGCCGAAGACCCCGCAGATACTGGCGATGTGGCCGATCCAGATGACGCCGACGATCCGGCAGATGTCGAGGATGTCGGCGACGACGTCGAAGATAGCGACGATGTCGACGACGCCGGCGATCCCGACCACCCCGCCTGGACCACCGCCGAGGCTTTTGAGCTCTACGAGCTCATCATGGCCTACCGCGCCGAAAACGGGCTCCCCGAGCTTCCCCTCTCCCCCTCCCTGAGCGCGGTGGCCGCCGCCCACGTCGACGACCTCAACGCCCACCCCGAGACCACCGATGGCGAGTGTAACCTGCACTCCTGGTCGGACCAGGGCAGCTGGACGGCCTGCTGCTACACCCCCGATCACGCCGAGGCCAGCTGCATGTGGGACAAACCCCGCGAGCTCAGCGACTACCCGGGCGACGGCTACGAGATCTCGGCGATGTCCACCTTCATGGCCCCCGACAATGCCCTGCGCCTGTGGCAGAACTCCCCGGGCCACAACGCCGTGATCCTCAACGAGGGCAGCTGGTCGACCCCCTGGGGCGCCATCGGCGTAGGCATCGCCGGCCAATACGCCCATGTCTGGTTCGGACGCGAGGCCGACCCGGCCCTCTGA